The following DNA comes from Spirulina major PCC 6313.
CACGATCCAAACCTGGCAAAACGACCCCGCCCAATATGTCGAAGACTATCGCCGCTATGCCAACAACACCGCCACCAGCACCACCGCCCAAGAACTGCGCCAAACCTAAGCCAAGCTCCGCCCCATTTTCCCCCATCCTCAGCCCTACCCCCCGTGGGGTTGCGAGGAAAATATGTCAAAATCAACGATTAATCATGCAATTGGTCAAGGGGAGCACAGCACCGTGACAGTTCAAGACATCATCGATAAAGGCGGGGTCGCCATCTGGCCCTTACTCTTCCTCTCCGTTCTCGCCATGGGGGCAATTTTTGATCGCCTCTGGTTTTGGTCGCGTGTCCTGCTCCAAGAGCGTCAAATTCTGATGAGCGTCATGGACACCGCCTATCGTAACTGGGATGCCGCCGTCGAAGTCGCCCGCGACTACCGCGAGCACCCCATGGGTCGATTTCTCTACACCCCCCTCCACCTCACCCAACCCGAACCGGAGGTGTTTCATCTCGCCCTCGAAGCCGCCGCCGATGACGAACTCGCAATGATGCGCCGAGGCGACAAAATCCTCGAAGCCGTGATCGCCCTTTCGCCCTTACTCGGCCTCCTCGGTACGGTCTTGGGGCTGATTAATTCCCTCGGCTCGATCAGCATTAGCGACCTCGGAACCGCCTCCACTGCTGGCGTGACTTTAGGGATCGGGGAATCGCTCATCTCCACGGCGGCCGGGTTGGTGGTGGCGATTATCAGTCTCGCGTTTTATCGTCTCTTCCAAGCCTTTC
Coding sequences within:
- a CDS encoding MotA/TolQ/ExbB proton channel family protein, whose protein sequence is MTVQDIIDKGGVAIWPLLFLSVLAMGAIFDRLWFWSRVLLQERQILMSVMDTAYRNWDAAVEVARDYREHPMGRFLYTPLHLTQPEPEVFHLALEAAADDELAMMRRGDKILEAVIALSPLLGLLGTVLGLINSLGSISISDLGTASTAGVTLGIGESLISTAAGLVVAIISLAFYRLFQAFLFGQIRVFRKAGSDLEVLYRQRWIEAEQMKQPPSPKKILEI